One Frankia alni ACN14a DNA window includes the following coding sequences:
- a CDS encoding serine/threonine-protein kinase encodes MAAVPVGNRVVAGRYRLVARLGAGAMGTVWRAFDSVLETEAALKEIEFAGGVAGAERADRVERALREARHAAKLRGHPHVVTILDVVLEHGLPWIVMELVPSRSLFEVVRDDGPLPGAEVARIGIAMLDALVAARDHGIVHRDVKPSNVLIGTDGRVVLTDFGIATGDGDPTLTVTGVLGTPLYMAPERLDNRPATFEADLFSLGGTLYYAVEGHPPFERDSFGAMLAAILLHPPAPTRRAGALGPVLDGLLAKDPAQRLTPARARELLEQAARSRPQPGVGRVDALSWHLRYSAPPGGGSAAPGRFTGSLPEAPAAPGSLRAASPTGAGGPPGGVDDCDEATRVAGRTSHQPPPGLPPTRFPEPPDTPGVAGPRATSAVAPDPGDAEALPRPTEPAMPTEPAMAAEPAMPTEPAMAAEPAMPTKPAIGTGPAMPAEPAMDRPAAPAELTAVEQDGAVLLRWAPSVTPGASYRVSRVLADPSAPNGRRERSLGITTGTELFDAGAPRGVPHWHEVVAMVTGAAGRLRSTPVRTPTRTLLPPVTALRASMSDNAVALSWRPMPERDEVMIERTFAETSPLSGAKRRFRGTAGYFLDEDTAPGAVYRYRVWVAGSDSSDALAPSGAAEVVVRVVARPRPVLDLEARTTLGGTVLRWTTVPGAIVRIYATEAPEQAGLAGTGPFGPADHEVGVGSLEGRARLVGESRRGRLVDRQATDTVVYTPITIAEDRAVIGAAVSHSEL; translated from the coding sequence GTGGCTGCCGTTCCGGTAGGCAACCGCGTGGTGGCGGGCCGATATCGACTTGTCGCGCGTCTGGGTGCGGGTGCGATGGGGACGGTCTGGCGCGCCTTCGATTCCGTCCTGGAGACCGAGGCGGCGCTCAAGGAGATCGAGTTCGCCGGCGGTGTCGCGGGCGCCGAACGGGCGGACCGGGTCGAGCGGGCGTTGCGCGAGGCGCGGCACGCCGCCAAGCTGCGCGGCCATCCCCACGTCGTCACGATCCTCGACGTCGTCCTCGAACACGGCCTGCCCTGGATCGTGATGGAGCTCGTGCCGTCCCGCTCCCTGTTCGAGGTCGTGCGCGACGACGGGCCGTTGCCCGGCGCCGAGGTCGCCCGGATCGGGATCGCGATGCTCGACGCGCTCGTCGCCGCCCGCGATCACGGCATCGTCCACCGCGACGTCAAGCCGTCCAACGTGCTGATCGGGACGGACGGCCGGGTCGTGCTCACCGACTTCGGCATCGCCACCGGCGACGGCGATCCAACGCTCACGGTCACCGGCGTGCTGGGAACCCCCCTCTACATGGCTCCGGAACGGCTCGACAACCGGCCGGCGACCTTCGAGGCGGACCTGTTCAGCCTGGGGGGCACGCTGTACTACGCCGTGGAGGGGCACCCGCCGTTCGAGCGGGACAGCTTCGGCGCGATGCTGGCCGCCATCCTGCTCCACCCGCCCGCCCCGACTCGGCGGGCCGGCGCCCTCGGCCCGGTGCTCGACGGCCTTCTGGCGAAGGATCCCGCCCAGCGGTTGACGCCGGCCCGGGCCCGGGAACTGCTCGAGCAGGCCGCCCGCTCCCGGCCGCAGCCCGGGGTGGGCCGCGTGGACGCCCTGTCCTGGCACCTGCGGTATTCCGCGCCGCCCGGCGGAGGCAGTGCGGCGCCGGGCCGGTTCACCGGTTCGCTACCGGAGGCCCCGGCGGCTCCCGGCTCGCTGCGCGCTGCGAGCCCCACCGGCGCGGGCGGGCCGCCCGGCGGTGTCGACGACTGCGACGAGGCGACGCGGGTGGCGGGCCGCACCAGCCACCAGCCACCCCCCGGTCTGCCCCCGACGCGGTTCCCCGAGCCGCCGGACACCCCCGGCGTCGCCGGCCCACGAGCGACGTCGGCCGTCGCGCCGGATCCCGGCGACGCGGAGGCGCTACCCCGGCCCACCGAACCGGCGATGCCCACCGAACCGGCAATGGCAGCCGAACCGGCGATGCCCACCGAACCGGCAATGGCAGCCGAACCGGCGATGCCTACCAAACCGGCGATAGGAACCGGACCGGCGATGCCCGCAGAACCGGCGATGGATCGCCCGGCGGCGCCGGCGGAGCTCACCGCGGTGGAGCAGGACGGCGCAGTGCTGCTGCGCTGGGCGCCGTCGGTCACCCCGGGGGCGTCCTACCGGGTGTCGCGGGTGCTGGCGGATCCGTCCGCGCCGAACGGCCGCCGCGAACGCAGCCTGGGCATCACCACCGGCACCGAGCTGTTCGACGCCGGGGCGCCCAGAGGCGTCCCGCACTGGCACGAGGTGGTCGCGATGGTCACCGGCGCCGCGGGCCGGCTGCGCTCGACGCCCGTCCGCACGCCGACCCGCACGCTGCTGCCGCCGGTCACCGCGCTGCGGGCCAGCATGTCCGACAACGCGGTCGCGCTGTCCTGGCGGCCCATGCCGGAACGCGACGAGGTGATGATCGAGCGGACGTTCGCCGAGACCTCGCCGTTGTCGGGGGCGAAGCGCCGGTTCCGCGGCACCGCCGGCTACTTCCTCGACGAGGACACCGCGCCCGGCGCGGTCTACCGCTACCGGGTCTGGGTGGCCGGGTCGGACAGCTCGGACGCGCTGGCACCCTCCGGGGCGGCGGAGGTGGTGGTCAGGGTCGTCGCCCGTCCGCGGCCGGTGCTCGACCTCGAGGCGCGCACCACGCTCGGCGGGACCGTGCTGCGGTGGACGACCGTGCCCGGCGCCATCGTCCGGATCTACGCAACGGAGGCCCCCGAGCAGGCCGGGCTGGCCGGAACCGGCCCGTTCGGCCCAGCCGACCACGAGGTCGGCGTGGGCTCGCTGGAGGGCCGGGCCCGACTGGTCGGGGAGAGCCGCCGCGGACGCCTCGTCGACCGGCAGGCAACCGACACGGTCGTCTACACGCCGATCACCATCGCCGAGGACCGGGCCGTGATCGGCGCGGCGGTCAGCCACAGCGAGCTCTGA
- a CDS encoding serine/threonine-protein kinase, whose product MLRPLTDTDPRIMGPYRLHYRIGAGGMGVVYLGFADEDRPVAVKVPHEAYASDPEFRARFRSEVTAARHVQASTVARVINAEVEGSRPWLATEYVPGPTLHAAVLEHGPLVDRHLDNLTIGLAAALEAIHDAGVVHRDLKPANIVMSWTGPKVIDFGVARSAEYTGYTQAGELVGTIAWMSPEQLDGQIAGPAADIFAWACCVVFAATGRRPFRGETQEIVALRIGAAEPDLDGTPDRLLDAVSRCLAKDPARRPAAGELVRLLSRRFSQPATPGDERTPPDPPTITPPPPDPPPPDPPIIDPPPITPLTIETPKPDPRGPGAQDAENRDRNPESRGPVPEDHDVTRLAPPGPPPTPPPTPSRPTPPRPTPPSPTPSRPTPPSPTSPRPTPSRPTPSPPPLPSPPTPSPPPVPSPPAPLPPPVPAGAADDERAEGDLPVPPAAPTVVRPPSLPLGMLVVLLTAGGLVGAVGIWAAGTARAGHAVLGPAAATVTGAVCAQLLFLSNRAIGAAVTVLAAFVGSGGGVLLARSLDVGEPGRVLLCVAVALVVAATGAFAMLPPRPATTGARPELAADPAAGPAAAGPAAAGPAAAGPARDPRAPGQDADDAGRSLLRPAP is encoded by the coding sequence GTGCTGAGACCACTGACCGACACCGATCCCCGGATAATGGGGCCCTACCGCCTGCACTACCGCATCGGCGCCGGCGGCATGGGCGTCGTCTACCTCGGGTTCGCGGACGAGGATCGGCCGGTCGCGGTGAAGGTGCCGCACGAGGCGTACGCCAGCGATCCGGAGTTCCGCGCGCGGTTCCGGTCGGAGGTCACAGCCGCGCGGCACGTCCAGGCCAGCACCGTCGCCAGAGTGATCAATGCCGAGGTGGAGGGCTCGCGTCCCTGGCTGGCGACGGAGTACGTGCCGGGTCCGACGTTGCACGCCGCCGTGTTGGAGCACGGGCCGCTCGTCGACCGGCATCTCGACAACCTCACGATCGGGCTCGCGGCCGCGCTGGAGGCCATCCACGACGCCGGGGTGGTGCACCGCGACCTGAAGCCGGCGAACATCGTGATGTCCTGGACGGGACCGAAGGTCATCGACTTCGGCGTCGCCCGCTCCGCCGAGTACACCGGCTATACCCAGGCCGGCGAGCTGGTCGGCACGATCGCCTGGATGTCCCCCGAGCAGCTCGACGGGCAGATCGCGGGCCCCGCCGCGGACATCTTCGCCTGGGCCTGCTGCGTGGTGTTCGCCGCGACCGGGCGCCGCCCGTTCCGCGGTGAGACCCAGGAGATCGTCGCGCTGCGGATCGGGGCGGCCGAACCGGATCTTGACGGCACCCCCGACCGGTTGCTCGACGCGGTCTCCCGCTGCCTGGCGAAGGATCCCGCCCGGCGCCCGGCGGCCGGCGAGCTCGTCCGCCTGCTCTCCCGCCGGTTCTCCCAGCCCGCGACCCCCGGCGACGAAAGAACGCCGCCCGATCCGCCGACGATCACGCCCCCGCCGCCCGATCCCCCACCGCCCGATCCGCCGATCATCGATCCCCCGCCGATCACGCCCCTGACGATCGAGACGCCGAAACCTGATCCCCGAGGGCCCGGCGCGCAGGACGCCGAGAATCGCGACCGCAACCCCGAGAGTCGCGGACCCGTCCCCGAGGATCACGACGTGACCCGGTTGGCGCCCCCCGGGCCGCCGCCAACCCCACCACCCACTCCGTCGCGACCCACCCCGCCGCGACCCACCCCGCCATCACCTACCCCGTCGCGACCCACCCCGCCATCACCTACCTCGCCGCGACCCACCCCATCGCGACCCACCCCGTCGCCACCACCGCTCCCGTCACCACCCACCCCGTCACCGCCACCGGTCCCATCACCACCCGCTCCGTTGCCACCACCGGTCCCTGCCGGAGCCGCCGACGACGAGCGGGCGGAGGGTGATCTTCCCGTCCCACCGGCTGCGCCGACGGTGGTCCGGCCGCCGTCCTTGCCGCTCGGGATGCTGGTTGTGCTGCTCACCGCCGGCGGGCTCGTCGGCGCGGTCGGGATCTGGGCGGCGGGCACCGCCCGGGCGGGCCACGCGGTTCTCGGCCCCGCGGCCGCCACCGTCACCGGGGCGGTCTGCGCCCAGCTGCTGTTCCTGAGCAACCGGGCGATCGGTGCCGCGGTCACGGTCCTGGCCGCCTTCGTCGGGTCCGGCGGTGGTGTGCTGCTGGCCCGGTCCCTGGACGTCGGCGAGCCCGGCCGGGTGCTGCTGTGCGTGGCGGTGGCCCTGGTCGTGGCCGCGACCGGCGCGTTCGCGATGCTGCCGCCCCGCCCGGCCACCACCGGCGCCCGCCCGGAGCTGGCCGCCGACCCGGCCGCGGGTCCGGCCGCCGCGGGTCCGGCCGCCGCGGGTCCGGCCGCCGCGGGTCCGGCACGTGATCCGAGGGCGCCGGGGCAGGACGCCGACGACGCCGGACGCTCCCTGCTGCGCCCGGCGCCCTGA
- a CDS encoding TAXI family TRAP transporter solute-binding subunit: MSTDQPAGRQPQRLTRRQRAAAGGVVVLAVAVAVVLATTSARSSAADGWPPTGRSACKSVQIFTGSVGSPYNQFARVLRARLEAAPEHFDVDVVETAGSTQNIYDLESPEPPHCGLAIAQLNTTVDATEGVNQFDPTRGGQPVAGLRTLGPVHRDLLHVIVRDHPLGPGDPRVDRLADLCHRTIAAGQPGSGVRQIGDVLLRVGLPNCHPDLDDSSIDDALRRLSGGRVDAVIWAGGAGTRQIRNAISAGARLRLLDLSEFRAPITKDWNTFYGNREHFYAGEVFGAGGLGPADYAGIRPIQTVTIPNGLIARTDTDPALVRRATAELYRDQGDYEAALWGTNPAHRRIPDALSIYEGPLFCYIPLHPAAAEYYLREFRRVPSCGTT; this comes from the coding sequence GTGTCGACGGATCAACCGGCGGGCCGCCAGCCGCAACGTCTGACCCGACGCCAACGCGCCGCCGCGGGCGGCGTCGTCGTGCTCGCCGTCGCCGTCGCCGTCGTCCTCGCCACGACATCTGCGCGTTCCTCGGCGGCGGACGGCTGGCCGCCCACCGGCCGCTCGGCCTGCAAATCCGTGCAGATCTTCACCGGCAGCGTCGGTTCCCCGTACAACCAGTTTGCCCGGGTACTCCGTGCCCGGCTGGAGGCGGCGCCGGAACACTTCGACGTGGACGTGGTGGAGACGGCCGGTTCGACGCAGAACATCTACGACCTGGAATCCCCCGAGCCGCCCCACTGCGGGCTGGCAATCGCCCAGCTCAACACCACCGTGGACGCCACCGAGGGGGTGAACCAGTTCGACCCGACCCGCGGCGGTCAACCGGTGGCGGGCCTGCGCACCCTGGGGCCGGTGCACCGCGACCTGCTGCACGTGATCGTCCGGGACCACCCGCTCGGGCCCGGCGACCCGCGGGTCGACAGGCTGGCCGACCTGTGTCACCGGACCATCGCGGCGGGCCAGCCGGGCTCCGGTGTCCGCCAGATCGGCGATGTCCTGCTGCGCGTCGGGCTGCCCAACTGCCACCCCGACCTCGACGACTCGTCCATCGACGACGCACTGCGGCGGCTGTCGGGCGGCCGGGTGGACGCGGTCATCTGGGCGGGTGGCGCGGGCACCCGGCAGATCAGGAATGCCATCAGCGCCGGCGCCCGACTGCGCCTGCTCGATCTTTCCGAGTTCCGGGCCCCGATCACGAAGGACTGGAACACGTTCTACGGCAACCGGGAGCACTTCTACGCCGGTGAGGTGTTCGGCGCCGGCGGCCTGGGCCCCGCGGACTACGCGGGGATCCGCCCCATCCAGACCGTCACGATTCCCAACGGCCTGATCGCCCGCACCGACACCGATCCGGCGCTGGTCCGCCGGGCGACCGCCGAGCTGTACCGGGACCAGGGCGACTACGAGGCGGCGCTGTGGGGCACCAACCCCGCCCACCGGCGTATCCCGGACGCCCTGTCCATTTACGAAGGCCCACTTTTCTGCTATATACCGCTGCATCCGGCAGCCGCGGAATACTACCTTCGAGAATTCCGGCGGGTACCGAGCTGCGGCACGACCTGA